The following proteins come from a genomic window of Myroides odoratus DSM 2801:
- a CDS encoding DNA gyrase/topoisomerase IV subunit A, with the protein MSTEDNLNEDIQPNNLENGEFVEDHTELQEEEEKETITKVTGMYKEWFLDYASYVILERAVPAIEDGFKPVQRRIMHSMKELDDGRYNKVANVVGHTMQYHPHGDASIGDAMVQLGQKELLIDMQGNWGNILTGDGAAASRYIEARLSKFALEVLYSPKITEWQLSYDGRRNEPVNLPVKFPLLLAQGAEGIAVGLSTKVLPHNFIELIDASVKILKGKPFTLYPDFPTEGIADVSNYNDGLRGGRVRVRARISQLDKNTLVITQIPFSTTTTSLIDSILKANEKGKLKIRKIEDNTAANVEILIHLPPGTSPDKTIDALYAFTGCETSIAPLACIIQDNKPLFIGVSDMLKRSTHQTVDLLKQELEIELGELEERWHFLSLERIFIENRIYRAIEEEETWEGVLSSIDEGLKPFVIHLKRAVTQEDIIRLTEIRIKRISRFDIDKANQQIESLEGEIEQVKYNLEHLIDFAIKYFTNLKEKYGKGRERKTELRSFDTIEATKVVLRNTKLYVNRQEGFFGTSLRKDEYVCDCSDIDDIIVFLRDGSMVISKVEEKRFVGKDIIHIDVFAKNDKRTIYNLIYRDGKSGPTYIKRFNVMSITRDKVYDLTQGNAGSQILYFSANPNGEAEVVTILLRQLSNVKKLKFDVDFADLLIKGRIAKGNLVTKYAIKKIELKEKGISTLRPRKIWYDDTVRRLNVEGRGDLLGEFKPEDRLLIITQSGRVKTVVPELTTHFEEDMIVLEKWKPTKPISAIYYDGEKARYYVKRFVVENENREDVFISEHENSKLELISTDYRPVVEVVFSKVKGVQKENLVLDLEQFITIKGIKALGNQLTADKVKQIDHLESLPYEEVVEEEEVITYDVENLPDVNIDEDGQSSLF; encoded by the coding sequence ATGAGTACGGAAGATAATTTGAATGAAGATATCCAGCCAAATAACCTAGAAAATGGGGAGTTTGTAGAAGATCATACGGAATTACAAGAAGAAGAGGAAAAAGAAACGATTACCAAGGTTACGGGCATGTACAAGGAATGGTTCTTGGACTATGCCTCGTATGTTATTTTAGAACGTGCCGTACCTGCTATTGAAGATGGTTTTAAGCCTGTTCAGCGTCGTATCATGCATTCCATGAAGGAATTGGATGATGGACGATACAATAAAGTAGCCAATGTTGTTGGGCATACGATGCAGTATCACCCACACGGAGATGCAAGTATTGGAGATGCTATGGTGCAGTTAGGGCAAAAAGAATTGCTCATTGACATGCAAGGAAACTGGGGAAATATCCTGACAGGAGATGGAGCAGCAGCTTCGCGTTATATCGAAGCGCGTCTAAGTAAGTTTGCTTTAGAGGTATTGTATTCGCCTAAAATTACAGAATGGCAGCTGTCGTATGATGGTCGTCGTAATGAACCTGTGAATTTACCTGTAAAGTTTCCTTTGCTATTGGCACAAGGAGCGGAAGGGATTGCCGTAGGTTTATCGACGAAAGTATTGCCTCATAACTTCATCGAGCTGATTGATGCTTCAGTTAAAATTTTAAAAGGAAAACCGTTTACCTTATATCCCGATTTCCCAACGGAGGGAATTGCCGATGTATCTAATTATAACGATGGATTGCGTGGCGGACGTGTACGTGTGCGTGCGCGTATCTCGCAATTAGACAAGAATACCTTAGTGATTACGCAGATTCCTTTTTCAACGACTACGACTTCATTGATCGATAGTATATTGAAAGCCAATGAAAAAGGGAAATTAAAAATTAGAAAAATTGAAGACAATACAGCAGCAAATGTGGAAATCTTAATCCACTTGCCTCCTGGAACGTCTCCAGATAAAACAATTGATGCTTTATATGCCTTTACGGGATGTGAAACATCTATTGCGCCTTTAGCTTGTATCATTCAAGATAACAAACCGCTGTTTATTGGGGTTTCAGATATGCTAAAACGTTCAACACATCAAACGGTTGATTTATTAAAGCAAGAGCTGGAAATCGAATTAGGGGAGTTAGAGGAAAGATGGCACTTTTTATCCTTAGAGCGTATTTTTATTGAAAATAGAATTTATCGCGCAATTGAGGAAGAAGAAACATGGGAAGGAGTGCTTTCATCGATTGATGAAGGGTTAAAGCCATTTGTTATCCATCTGAAGAGAGCAGTAACACAAGAGGATATTATCCGATTGACCGAGATTCGAATCAAGCGTATTTCTCGTTTTGATATTGATAAGGCCAATCAGCAAATTGAATCCTTAGAAGGAGAAATCGAACAAGTGAAATACAATTTAGAACACTTGATTGATTTTGCTATCAAGTACTTTACTAATTTGAAAGAGAAATACGGTAAAGGAAGAGAACGCAAAACGGAATTGAGAAGTTTTGATACTATTGAAGCAACGAAAGTGGTTTTGAGAAACACGAAACTTTATGTCAATAGACAGGAAGGGTTCTTTGGAACTTCGTTGCGAAAAGATGAATATGTTTGCGATTGTTCGGATATCGACGATATTATTGTCTTTTTACGCGATGGATCGATGGTGATTTCAAAGGTGGAAGAGAAGCGTTTTGTGGGGAAAGATATCATTCATATTGATGTATTTGCCAAAAACGATAAACGCACCATTTACAACTTGATTTACCGCGATGGAAAATCAGGCCCAACGTATATCAAGCGTTTTAACGTAATGAGTATTACCCGTGACAAAGTATACGATTTAACGCAAGGAAATGCAGGTTCTCAAATCTTGTATTTCTCTGCCAATCCTAATGGGGAAGCAGAAGTCGTAACGATTTTATTGCGTCAATTGAGTAATGTCAAGAAATTGAAATTTGATGTTGATTTCGCGGACCTCTTAATTAAAGGACGTATCGCAAAAGGAAACCTGGTAACGAAATATGCCATCAAGAAAATTGAACTCAAAGAAAAGGGAATTTCTACCTTGCGTCCGCGCAAAATTTGGTATGATGATACAGTAAGAAGGTTGAATGTTGAAGGAAGAGGGGATTTACTTGGAGAATTCAAACCAGAAGATCGCTTGTTGATCATCACCCAAAGTGGAAGAGTCAAAACAGTAGTTCCTGAATTGACTACGCATTTTGAGGAAGACATGATTGTATTGGAAAAATGGAAACCAACAAAACCTATTTCTGCTATTTATTATGATGGCGAAAAAGCAAGATACTATGTGAAGCGATTTGTGGTTGAAAATGAAAATAGAGAAGATGTGTTTATTTCTGAACATGAGAATTCAAAATTGGAATTGATTTCAACGGATTATCGCCCAGTAGTAGAGGTTGTTTTCTCTAAAGTAAAAGGAGTACAGAAAGAAAACTTAGTTCTTGATTTAGAGCAATTTATAACGATTAAGGGAATTAAAGCTTTAGGTAACCAATTAACGGCTGACAAAGTAAAACAAATTGATCATTTGGAATCTTTACCCTATGAAGAAGTAGTGGAAGAGGAGGAAGTAATTACCTATGATGTAGAGAATTTGCCAGATGTTAATATAGATGAAGACGGACAAAGTAGCTTGTTTTAA
- a CDS encoding DNA topoisomerase IV subunit B: protein MQNQNQYTEDNIRSLDWKEHIRMRPGMYIGKLGDGSSPDDGIYILIKEVIDNSIDEFVMGTGKTIEVTLKDKMVTVRDFGRGIPLGKVIDVVSKMNTGGKYDSKAFKKSVGLNGVGTKAVNALSNYFRVVSVRDNQQKAAEFSAGDLVNEEELTETTKRKGTKVSFIADEKIFKNYKYRKEYIERMLKNYCYLNKGLTIIFNGEKFYSENGLMDLLNENIDAEDQVYPIIHLTGDDIEVAITHSKTQYSEEYYSFVNGQNTTQGGTHLGAFREALVRTLKEFYNKNFEASDIRKSIVAAISVKVEEPVFESQTKTKLGSTDMGPDLPTVRTFVNDFVKTQLDNYLHKNPEIADALLRKILQAERERKELSGIRKIAKERAKKASLHNRKLRDCRVHLTDIKNPRYLESTLFITEGDSASGSITKSRDVNTQAVFSLRGKPLNSYGMTKKIVYENEEFNLLQAALDIEEDFESLRYNNIVIATDADVDGMHIRLLLITFFLQFFPELIKEGHLYILQTPLFRVRNRKETIYCYSEEERVAAIEKLKPKPEITRFKGLGEISPDEFQHFIGESIRLDPVMLDKSMSIEKMLEFYMGKNTPDRQEFIIDNLKVELDVVEE, encoded by the coding sequence ATGCAAAATCAAAATCAGTATACTGAAGACAATATTCGTTCTTTAGATTGGAAGGAACATATCCGTATGCGTCCGGGTATGTATATCGGTAAGCTTGGTGATGGATCGTCTCCAGATGATGGGATTTATATCCTAATCAAGGAGGTAATTGACAATAGTATTGATGAGTTTGTAATGGGCACAGGAAAAACTATTGAAGTTACATTAAAAGACAAAATGGTTACGGTTCGTGACTTTGGACGTGGTATTCCGTTAGGAAAGGTGATCGATGTAGTGTCGAAAATGAACACAGGAGGGAAATATGACTCAAAGGCTTTTAAAAAATCTGTTGGTCTAAATGGGGTAGGTACAAAAGCCGTGAATGCGCTATCTAATTATTTCCGCGTTGTTTCTGTTCGTGATAATCAACAAAAAGCAGCTGAATTTTCAGCAGGTGATTTGGTGAACGAAGAGGAATTAACGGAAACTACGAAACGCAAAGGAACGAAAGTATCGTTTATTGCGGATGAGAAAATTTTCAAAAACTACAAGTACCGCAAAGAATATATTGAGCGCATGCTCAAAAATTATTGCTATCTGAATAAAGGACTAACCATTATTTTCAATGGAGAAAAGTTTTATTCAGAAAATGGATTAATGGATTTGCTGAATGAAAATATCGATGCAGAAGATCAAGTTTATCCAATCATTCACTTAACAGGTGATGATATTGAAGTAGCGATTACCCATAGTAAAACACAATATTCAGAAGAGTACTACTCGTTTGTAAACGGACAAAATACAACGCAAGGAGGAACGCATTTAGGTGCATTCAGAGAGGCTTTGGTTCGCACATTAAAAGAGTTTTACAACAAAAACTTTGAAGCATCAGATATTCGTAAGTCTATTGTAGCTGCTATTTCAGTAAAAGTGGAAGAACCTGTTTTCGAATCGCAAACCAAAACAAAATTAGGTTCAACGGATATGGGACCTGATTTGCCAACGGTAAGAACGTTTGTGAATGACTTCGTTAAAACGCAGTTAGATAATTACTTGCATAAAAACCCAGAAATTGCCGATGCGTTGTTGCGCAAAATTTTGCAAGCGGAACGTGAACGCAAGGAGTTATCTGGTATTCGAAAAATTGCCAAAGAACGCGCAAAAAAAGCAAGTTTACACAACCGTAAATTACGCGATTGTCGTGTGCATTTAACAGACATCAAGAACCCAAGATATTTAGAAAGTACTCTTTTTATTACGGAGGGGGATTCAGCTTCTGGATCGATTACCAAATCGAGAGATGTGAATACCCAAGCTGTATTTAGTTTACGCGGTAAACCACTAAACTCGTATGGAATGACCAAAAAAATTGTATACGAAAATGAGGAGTTCAACTTGCTTCAAGCAGCATTAGATATTGAAGAAGACTTTGAAAGCTTGCGCTACAACAACATCGTAATCGCAACGGATGCCGATGTCGATGGAATGCACATTCGCTTGCTATTAATTACATTCTTTTTGCAATTCTTTCCTGAATTAATCAAAGAAGGTCATTTGTATATTTTACAGACCCCTTTATTCCGTGTGAGAAATAGAAAAGAAACAATTTATTGTTACAGTGAGGAAGAGCGCGTAGCAGCTATTGAAAAGCTAAAACCTAAACCAGAAATCACGCGATTCAAAGGGTTAGGAGAGATTTCTCCAGATGAGTTTCAACACTTCATTGGGGAGAGTATACGCTTAGATCCTGTGATGCTTGATAAATCAATGTCTATTGAAAAAATGTTAGAATTTTATATGGGTAAAAATACCCCAGATAGACAGGAGTTTATTATTGATAATTTGAAAGTTGAACTTGATGTTGTAGAAGAATAG
- a CDS encoding YihY/virulence factor BrkB family protein → MIHIPFKKIGTLLKDSVMDFLDDRATKFSAALSYYTIFALPPLIILIISASGFFIEEKDVSAFFYQQVSDLVGPNTAREVENAMNNVTLNRSGVLPTVIGVAMLLFSASGVFAEIQSSINYIWGFVAKPEKSVIRMVKNRLLSFAMIASVGFLLLVSLLINSLASILYDYLAEFFAESTIYLVKVLNNAIVFVLITFLFALIFKTLPNGIIRLKDAFVGAAFTAVLFMIGKWGIGIYLGTTATSSLYGAAGSIIVMLMWVYYSAMILYFGAEFTKNYALLFGERIRPGQFSLEIDKNAIKTVEEQKV, encoded by the coding sequence ATGATACACATACCCTTTAAGAAAATAGGAACTTTATTGAAGGATTCAGTGATGGATTTTTTAGATGATAGAGCAACTAAGTTTAGTGCAGCGCTATCCTATTATACCATTTTTGCCTTGCCTCCCTTAATTATTCTAATTATTTCAGCCTCAGGGTTTTTTATAGAAGAAAAAGATGTTTCTGCATTCTTTTACCAACAAGTATCGGATTTAGTCGGACCAAATACGGCAAGAGAAGTAGAAAATGCCATGAACAATGTAACCCTGAATCGATCAGGTGTTTTGCCTACCGTAATTGGAGTAGCGATGTTGCTTTTTAGTGCTTCAGGAGTATTTGCAGAAATACAAAGTTCCATCAATTACATTTGGGGATTTGTTGCAAAGCCTGAAAAAAGTGTTATCCGAATGGTTAAAAATCGCTTGCTTTCCTTTGCTATGATTGCTTCTGTTGGTTTTTTGTTATTGGTGAGTTTGCTCATTAATTCACTGGCTAGCATTTTATACGATTATTTAGCTGAGTTTTTTGCGGAATCAACAATTTACCTGGTTAAGGTTTTAAATAATGCCATTGTCTTTGTTTTAATCACCTTTTTATTTGCTCTTATTTTTAAAACATTGCCCAACGGTATTATACGGTTAAAAGATGCTTTTGTAGGGGCAGCCTTTACGGCGGTGTTATTTATGATCGGAAAATGGGGGATTGGAATCTATTTAGGAACAACTGCTACCTCTTCTTTATATGGTGCTGCGGGGTCAATTATTGTCATGTTGATGTGGGTGTATTATTCTGCAATGATTTTGTATTTTGGGGCAGAATTTACCAAAAACTATGCATTGTTATTCGGTGAGCGAATCAGACCAGGGCAATTTTCTTTAGAAATTGATAAAAATGCTATCAAAACAGTTGAAGAACAGAAAGTTTAG